A segment of the Methanomassiliicoccaceae archaeon DOK genome:
TCCGATCGATGTGGTACACGTACTCTCCGGTCGAATCCCTCCACAGGGTCACGGGGCTGCCGAGGGTCACGTCGGTGCCGGCGTTCGAGAACAGCCCGTCGACGGGCATCCCGTCGATGTCAAGGAACAGGAACGAGCTGAGATCGAACTCGGTGCCGTCGGAGAGAGTCATGGAGTAGGAGAACTCCAGGACAGGTCTGGACGACGACTCGCCAGTGTCACGGCAGGTGGCGGTGCCCCCGACCTGAGACCCGTCGGAGGCGTTGCCGGAAATATCGTAGTCGGGGTAGGCCTCCCCATCGTCCAGGAGGTTGCCTATACCGAACGTTGTCAACGTGCCGACGGCACAGATGATCACGATGACTGCTGCCAGAGTTACAACGGTCCTGTTCGGTCCCATGTCAAGGTCATCGGCGATGCACGATATAACGAAGATGGGGTGAGATCATGATATGTGACGCAGTCTTGGTTCCAGATGCATCTTCTGAGGCTTCGATGGTATCGGATTCAATAGAAAAGTTTATCTATGAGCAATATATCAGCGATTTTGCTGGGCAGGTAGATCAGTTGGAAGATCGTTACCTTGGCATGGTAGAGGCCGCGAGTTCGAATCTCGCCCTGTCCACCACTTCTTTCATCATCTGACATCGTTGTTATCGTTCGAGTTATGTGTTCTCGATGGAACGCCGAGACGATCACCAAAGGCATTGTATCGTTTCTGACGTTCTTCACGATGTTGTCCGATTCTACTTACTGTACTCGTGGCGAGTCAGTTATCTCGCTATTTCCAAGGTCCGGGAATCAGATATGGTAAAAGGATTTCCAGTCTTCTGTCGAACATCCGCCGGTTCAAAATCGAAGATTGGAAAGGTGTATCATGGGCGAGCTCGAAGTGGGACACTCGTCCATGGGATATGGATCAACGGCGGCCGGGGCCCTTGCGGTTCCCGGATCCGCGCCCGCCCTTGCCGCCGCGTCTGTCCCTGGACTCGTAGCCGTCGTCGATGAAGATGGAGTCGAACGTCTTCAGGTCGCCCATCTCCTCGAACCTCGAACGGACGTACTCCTTCGCCTGCTCGTCGACGCACACCTTGGCCAGCCATTTCACGGCTGGCAGGGATCTGTCTCCGTACATGGAGAAGTACATCCTCGCTGATTCGAGGTCCTCGCCGACGTCGTGCAGCGCGTAGACCATCTGCTTGTTGTTGTGCTCCCCTGACTTCGCCATGGATATGAGCTCGCTCCTGCAACCGTCGATCCCGTCGATGCATCCCCTCTTGATCCACTCGACCTGCCTGGATCCGCCCATCAGCCTTCCGACCTCGATGACCCTGTCAGGATCGCCGGCGCAGTACCTGTCGAGGAACGACGTGTCCTCCCCGTCGTAGCACCTGACAAGTCCGGCGGCGTCGTTGCGTCTGAGGTACGCCGAAGCGAGACCCTTCCTCACGTCCTTCCTGTTCTGGACGGGCATGAGCTCCCCGACGGCATCCTCGGAACCTGCGACGGCGGCGTTGATCATGGACGGGATCCACTCCTCGCCGTCCGCCCTGAGCTTCAGGGCCGTCAGGTACCTGCCGTAGGGGGTTTCGGAGATCCCGAGCTCGTGGATGACGGACATGACGGTCTCCTCGAATCTCGGCATGCCATCCCTGATGTACGACTCCCTGTCCTCTGCGTCCAGGTACCCTCTGAGGAATCCAGCCTCCGGGAACTTGGAGGACAGCTCCTCGAGCCTCCTGATGGATGATCTGTCGTCCTTCATGGCCCTGATGAACTCGACGCGCACGGACTGCCTCTGCCTCCTCCTCTCCTCCATCTCCTTGAGCAGCTTCTCGGCCTTGACCGAGTCCTTCTTCCTGACGAGGAGCTTCAGTCCGTCCTCGACCATCCTCTCGTCGTCCGAGGCGGCGAAGGCATCGATGCAGGGGTCGTCGCCCCCGATCTCCTCGAGCCTGATCCTCTCGTAGATGGCGAGTGGGTTCCCGTTCTCAGCGGCGGAGTCCAGGAGGCTCCTGTCGTATCCCGGGTCGAGGGTGTAGCACATGTAGTCGAACGCGATCATCGCGTTCTCAGGGCAGGCCTTCGCGACCCTGCCCCTGATGGTGCGGAACTGTTCGGGTCCCGCCTCGCGGAGCATGCGGGTCATGTTGTTCTCGCAACCCTTGCTCAGCATGGCGGCACCGTGCAGGTAGAGGATCATGGCAAGGTCGGTCCTGCCGTTAACCTCGCAGTCGACGCCCTTGAAAAGGATCCTCTGGGGGGTCGACGGTATGGTGAGGCTGGGTTCGGGTGCATCCCTCGGCTTGTGCTCGGGGATTCCCTCCGGTTTCCTCCTGTCGTCGCGAGGCCTTCTGTCCGACGGCCTTCCGTCGCGGCCAGTCCTGTTGGAGGGCCTCTGGCCGGGGCGGTTTCCCGCGCCACTCCTGCCGTTTCCGGGACCGCGCCCCTTCCCGTCGCGCGGGCGTCCGCCCCCGCCTCTGCGGTCGTCTCTACGGAAATCCTTCCTGCCGTTGCCGGGTCCGTGACGGTCGCGGTTTTCGCGATAGTCTCTTCTGTCTCCGCTGCGTGGCCTGCGGTCCTTTCCGCCGCTCCTGCCATCGTCCTTTCCGTCAACGTTTTCCGGCACCATAGGAAGTCCGCACTTCGAGAAACGGGACCCCTTATTATGTTATGCGTCCGAGGACGTCCACGGAAGGGTCACAAGGCGGTCAGCATTGCCGTGGAGACGTCGCCCCAGTACATGGCGACCCATTCGTTGGCCCCCTGGAACATGTACTCCACACCGAGGGCCGCCAGGAGGAGTCCGACGATCTTGGATGTGATGTTGAGCGCGTTGACCCCGACGAGCTTGACGATGGACGGGGCTATGCGCAGCAGGGCCCATGTGGCGGCCAGCGCGATCACACCCGCGATGACCACGAGCGGGAATCCGTATTCCTGCGTGAACAGAATCGCGGCAGTTATCACACCGGGTCCCGTCATGATGGGCGTCGCGACGATGATCCAAGGGGCGTCCTTCTCGTTCGAGACCTTGTTGAGCTTGAGTCCGAAGACCAGTTCGGCACCCATCAGGATGAGGATGAGACCTCCCGCCA
Coding sequences within it:
- a CDS encoding NAAT family transporter, which produces MDIMALASVSLSIFLVMNPFSSIPTFLSITNGVDKDTMRGYANRAVVVAGILLFVFVFIGSPLMSMFGVTMESFRVAGGLILILMGAELVFGLKLNKVSNEKDAPWIIVATPIMTGPGVITAAILFTQEYGFPLVVIAGVIALAATWALLRIAPSIVKLVGVNALNITSKIVGLLLAALGVEYMFQGANEWVAMYWGDVSTAMLTAL